Genomic DNA from Amycolatopsis alba DSM 44262:
GGCTCCTGCTTGAATCCGGCGTACAGCTGCGTCCGCGCGGCGGCCGCCCTTTCACCCGCTCGCCCAGGCGGAGCGCTGAGCGTGTGGCTCGCCGGATCGGTGTCAGGTAGATGCCACGAACTGTGTTGCGCGGTTACCGCTGGGGTGGTGCGAGTGTGGAGTCCGATCAGGGTGTTGAGCCCGCGGCTCGATTGACAGCCCGGTTCGCATGTTCACGCGGTCACGTGTTCACCGTGCCTTTCGCGGCGGACGCGGAACCTCCGCCGCACTGGAGCTGCCGACAGCATGGACTCGAGGACTGCGCGCGGATCCCGGAACTGGCCGACGACTCGACCGGGGACCTTGGGATCAAGCCGCGTCGGACGCACCTGGACATGCTGCATGAACGGCGCAGCGCAGCCGATTTGGAGACGCTGCTCGCCGAGGCTCTCACAGCGATCCGCCGGCAAGGAGGTCCGCGGCCGGGCTGTGTCCACGTCGGAGACAGGACGTACTCGTTCAGCTACGACAGCTGAACTCATTCGCCCAGCCTGCCCATCGTGAGAACCCGACCCGGTGAATACGTGCCAGCGGATATGCCCTGTGCCGTCGCCTCGCTTCCCTGCTCAGGGAGTGCGACGCCCTGTCCGCGCTTCATCGACGCCGCATCGGCGCTCTGGATAGCGCTGGCTATCCGTCGTTGACTGCCGTGGTGTGCGGCGGAAGGCACCTCCCGCCCCTCGATCTTCCGCCGCACACCCCAACCATCTTCCGCAGGGCGAGATAGCCGAGCCGCGTACACGCGGTGAAGGGATTCGACACTCACGATGCACGACACGGAGACACACGAGCAGGTCAGCCCCGGCCAGGAGAAACCCGCGGTGGCCGTGGTCGCGCCGACGGCCCACCAGATCAGCATCGAGCACACTTTCGAAACCGCCCATCGGCTACCGCAGCTGCCGGGCAAGTGCACCAGCCTGCATGGACATTCCTGGCGGGTCACGGTATCCGTGTCCGCTCCCGCTCTGAGCAGCGACGGGACAGTCGTGGAGTTCGGCGCGCTCAAGGCCGGAGTCCGGCAATGGATC
This window encodes:
- a CDS encoding RNA polymerase-binding protein RbpA, with product MPRTVLRGYRWGGASVESDQGVEPAARLTARFACSRGHVFTVPFAADAEPPPHWSCRQHGLEDCARIPELADDSTGDLGIKPRRTHLDMLHERRSAADLETLLAEALTAIRRQGGPRPGCVHVGDRTYSFSYDS